A stretch of the Pan troglodytes isolate AG18354 chromosome 20, NHGRI_mPanTro3-v2.0_pri, whole genome shotgun sequence genome encodes the following:
- the ZNF224 gene encoding zinc finger protein 224 — protein sequence MTMFKEAMTFKDVAVVFTEEELGLLDLAQRKLYRDVMLENFRNLLSVGHQAFHRDTFHFLREEKIWMMKTAIQREGNSGDKIQTEMETVSEAGTHQEWSFQQIWEKIASDLTRSQDLVINSSQFSKEGDFPCQTEAGLSVIHTRQKSSQGNGYKPSFSDVSLFDFHQQLHSGEKSHTCDECGKNFCYISALRIHQRVHMGEKCYKCDVCGKEFSQSSHLQTHQRVHTGEKPFKCVECGKGFSRRSALNVHHKLHTGEKPYNCEECGKAFIHDSQLQEHQRIHTGEKPFKCDICGKSFCGRSRLNRHSMVHTAEKPFRCDTCDKSFRQRSALNSHRMIHTGEKPYKCEECGKGFICRRDLYTHHMVHTGEKPYNCKECGKSFRWASCLLKHQRVHSGEKPFKCEECGKGFYTNSQCYSHQRSHSGEKPYKCVECGKGYKRRLDLDFHQRVHTGEKLYNCKECGKSFSRAPCLLKHERLHSGEKPFQCEECGKRFTQNSHLHSHQRVHTGEKPYKCEKCGKGYNSKFNLDMHQKVHTGERPYNCKECGKSFGWASCLLKHQRLHSGEKPFKCEECGKRFTQNSQLHSHQRVHTGEKPYKCDECGKGFSWSSTRLTHQRRHSRETPLKCEQHGKNIVQNSFSKVQEKVHSVEKPYKCEDCGKGYNRRLNLDMHQRVHMGEKTWKCRECDMCFSQASSLRLHQNVHVGEKP from the exons ATGACCATGTTCAAG GAGGCAATGACCTTCAAGGACGTGGCTGTGGTCTTCACTGAGGAAGAGCTGGGGCTGCTGGACCTTGCTCAGAGGAAGCTGTATCGAGATGTGATGCTGGAGAACTTCAGGAACCTGCTCTCAGTGG GACATCAAGCATTCCACAGGGATACTTTCCACTTCCTAAGGGAAGAAAAGATTTGGATGATGAAGACAGCAATCCAAAGGGAAGGGAATTCAG GAGACAAGATCCAAACTGAGATGGAGACTGTTTCAGAAGCAGGAACACATCAAGAGTGGTCCTTCCAGCAAATCTGGGAAAAAATTGCAAGTGATTTAACCAGGTCTCAAGACTTGGTGATAAATAGCTCTCAGTTCTCCAAAGAAGGTGATTTCCCCTGCCAGACTGAGGCAGGACTATCTGTAATTCACACAAGACAGAAATCTTCCCAGGGCAATGGATATAAACCATCCTTCAGTGATGTCTCCCTCTTTGATTTTCATCAACAATTACACTCAGGAGAGAAGTCTCATACGTGTGATGAGTGTGGAAAAAACTTTTGTTACATCTCAGCCCTTCGTATTCATCAGAGAGTCCACATGGGAGAGAAATGCTATAAGTGTGACGTGTGTGGTAAGGAATTCAGTCAGAGTTCACATCTGCAAACTCATCAGAGAgtccacactggagagaaaccgtTCAAATGTGTGGAATGTGGGAAAGGCTTCAGTCGTAGATCAGCACTTAATGTTCATCATAAATtacacacaggagagaaaccttataaTTGTGAGGAATGCGGGAAGGCCTTCATTCACGATTCCCAGCTTCAAGAACATCAGAGAATCCATACGGGGGAGAAGCCATTCAAATGTGATATATGTGGTAAGAGCTTCTGTGGTAGATCAAGACTTAATAGGCATTCCATGGTTCACACGGCAGAGAAACCATTCCGATGTGATACGTGTGATAAGAGCTTTCGTCAGAGATCAGCACTTAATAGTCATCGCATGatccacacaggagagaaaccatacaaatgtgAGGAGTGTGGAAAAGGCTTTATTTGTAGGCGAGATCTTTATACGCATCATATGGTCCACACGGGAGAGAAGCCATATAATTGTAAAGAGTGTGGGAAGAGCTTCAGATGGGCCTCGTGTCTTTTGAAACATCAGCGAGTCCACAGTGGAGAAAAACCattcaaatgtgaagaatgtgggaaAGGATTTTACACAAATTCACAATGCTATTCCCACCAGAGATCCCATAGTGGAGAAAAACCATACAAATGTGTGGAGTGTGGGAAGGGCTACAAAAGGAGGTTGGATCTTGACTTTCACCAGCGCGTCCATACAGGAGAGAAACTGTATAattgtaaggaatgtgggaagagCTTTAGTCGGGCCCCATGTCTTTTGAAACATGAGAGACTCCACAGTGGAGAAAAACCATTCCAATGTGAAGAGTGTGGGAAGAGGTTTACTCAAAATTCACATCTTCATTCCCATCAGagagttcacactggagaaaagccATACAAATGTGAGAAGTGTGGAAAGGGCTACAATAGTAAGTTTAATCTTGATATGCACCAGAAGGTCCACACAGGAGAGAGACCATACAattgtaaggaatgtgggaagagTTTTGGCTGGGCCTCGTGTCTTTTGAAACATCAGAGACTGCACAGTGGAGAAAAACCATTCAAATGTGAAGAGTGTGGGAAAAGATTTACTCAGAATTCACAGCTTCATTCTCATCAAAGAGTGCACACTGGAGAAAAGCCATACAAATGTGATGAGTGTGGGAAGGGCTTCAGCTGGTCCTCAACTCGTCTGACCCATCAGAGACGCCACAGCAGAGAAACACCTCTCAAATGTGAGCAGCATGGGAAGAACATTGTACAGAATTCATTCTCTAAAGTGCAAGAAAAAGTTCACAGTGTAGAAAAGCCATACAAATGTGAGGACTGTGGGAAGGGCTACAACAGGCGCTTGAATCTTGATATGCATCAGAGGGTCCACATGGGAGAGAAAACATGGAAGTGTAGGGAGTGTGATATGTGCTTTAGTCAGGCCTCAAGCCTTCGACTTCATCAGAATGTTCATGTTGGAGAAAAACCTTAG